A genomic segment from Malaclemys terrapin pileata isolate rMalTer1 chromosome 1, rMalTer1.hap1, whole genome shotgun sequence encodes:
- the LOC128847675 gene encoding olfactory receptor 52R1-like encodes MSHSNATEFTNPSTFILLGIPGLETAHVWTSIPFFTMYAIAILGNFTILFIVKMEPSLHEPMYSFLCMLGVSDLVVSTSIVPKMLSIFWFNSREIDFSACLTQMYFIHCFSVMGSGILVAMALDRYVAICDPLRYSTILTKPVVVKIGLAVVLRGCIIVLPYPFLARRWPYCRTNIIPHSYCEHIAVVKLACTDTRISSYYGLFVAFLVMGLDVFSITVSYVQILKAIFSLPTKDARHKTFRTCGSHLCVILVSYIPPLFSFLTHRFGHNVPQHFHILIANVYILVPPMLNPIIYGVSTKQIRDRLLRLFTHKGTYSFLLLIWLSERALCRDHRGHGSGPSS; translated from the coding sequence atgtcaCATTCCAACGCAACTGagttcaccaacccctccaccttcatcctgttGGGCATTCCTGGGCTGGAGACGGCCCATGTGTGgacctccatccccttcttcaccATGTACGCcatagccatcttggggaacttcaccatcctaTTCATTGTGAAGATGGAGCcgagcctccatgagcccatgtactctttcctctgcatgctgggcGTCAGTGACCTGGTTGTATCTACTTCCATTgtgcccaaaatgctgagcatcttctggttcaattccagggagatcgatttcagtgcctgcctcacccagatgtacttcattcactgcttctCAGTGATGGGGTCTGGGATCCTCGTGGCCATGGCTTTGgatcgctacgtggccatctgtGATCCCCTGAGATATTCCACCATCCTGACGAAGCCAGTGGTGGTCAAGATCGGCCTGGCCGTGGTGCTGCGTGGTTGCATAATTGTATTGCCCTATCCCTTCCTGGCGAGGAGATGGCCATATTGtagaaccaacatcatcccccactCATACTGTGAGCACATAGCCGTCGTGAAGCTGGCCTGCACCGACACCCGCATCAGTAGTTACTATGGACTCTTTGTGGCATTCTTGGTGATGGGTCTGGATGTGTTTTCTATCACTGTGTCCTATGTCCAGATCCTCAAggccatcttcagcctccccacaaaggatgcccgGCACAAGACTTTTCGGACTTGCGGCTCCCACCTCTGTGTCATTCTAGTATCTTACATCCCACCTCTCTTCTCCTTTCTCACGCACCGATTTGGCCACAATGTGCCCCAACATTTCCACATTCTCATTGCCAATGTGTACATTTTGGTGccccccatgctaaaccccatcatctacgggGTGAGCaccaaacagatccgggacaggctgctccGACTCTTTACTCATAAAGGGACCTATAGTTTTCTCCTGTTGATTTGGCTCTCTGAGCGAGCTCTGTGCAGAGATCACCGGGGACATGGTTCTGGGCCCTCGTCCTGA